A portion of the Luxibacter massiliensis genome contains these proteins:
- a CDS encoding TIGR01906 family membrane protein, translating into MKKLQWVFGILLSLSVVVILLITSFQAAMYADFGFYQKEYEKYGVLSELDMNMEDVMYVTHEMMAYLKGDREALEVITTVEGKEQDFFNEQDRLHMADVQALFLGGLKLRVGAFVVLLICLLALAGCRMDWKYVIPRAFQAAVALTAVAGVLLAFAFSRDFTAAFTKFHEIFFTNDLWIFDPAQDYMIRMLPEGLFADMVARIGAIFGVGLAVLLAVSVVWRRKTNIKKTNE; encoded by the coding sequence ATGAAAAAATTGCAGTGGGTATTCGGGATACTTTTATCCCTTTCGGTGGTTGTGATCCTTCTGATTACAAGTTTTCAGGCAGCTATGTATGCCGACTTCGGGTTTTATCAAAAAGAATATGAAAAGTATGGGGTGCTCTCGGAACTGGATATGAATATGGAGGATGTGATGTACGTCACCCACGAGATGATGGCCTATCTGAAAGGGGACCGGGAGGCTTTAGAGGTAATCACGACTGTGGAGGGAAAAGAACAAGATTTTTTTAATGAGCAGGACAGGCTGCATATGGCAGATGTGCAGGCGCTTTTCCTGGGGGGCCTGAAGCTCAGGGTGGGGGCCTTTGTGGTTCTGCTTATCTGCCTTTTGGCCCTGGCAGGCTGCAGAATGGATTGGAAATATGTAATACCCAGGGCCTTCCAGGCGGCGGTGGCCCTGACAGCAGTGGCGGGCGTGCTGCTGGCATTTGCTTTTTCCAGAGACTTTACAGCTGCCTTTACAAAATTCCATGAGATTTTCTTTACCAATGATCTGTGGATTTTTGACCCTGCGCAGGATTATATGATCCGGATGCTGCCTGAAGGGCTGTTTGCTGATATGGTGGCCAGGATCGGAGCCATCTTTGGAGTGGGGCTGGCTGTGTTGCTGGCTGTAAGTGTGGTTTGGAGAAGGAAAACAAATATTAAAAAAACTAATGAGTAA
- a CDS encoding LysR family transcriptional regulator: MDINYELYKVFYHVAATLSFSEASKRLFISQSAVSQSIKTLERKLDQVLFIRSTKRVQLTPEGEILLRHIEPAMDLIKRGESQLLDASSTGGQIRIGASDTICRYFLVPYLGRFHKAFPNAHIKVINQTSIKCVELLETGQVDLIVVNYPNNYLSNVSSIKKIKTFRDVFIANHTFQALKNKKLTYKQLSQYPILMLDRHSTTSEFLHRLFQQHQLDLVPEIELTSNDLLIDMARIGLGIAFIPDYCLLDSPKDLFIVETQEELPARDLVIACNEHIPLSRTAAEFLNYF, encoded by the coding sequence ATGGATATAAACTATGAATTATATAAAGTATTTTATCATGTAGCCGCAACCTTGAGTTTTTCGGAAGCATCCAAACGGCTTTTTATTTCACAGTCAGCAGTCAGCCAGTCTATCAAAACACTGGAACGGAAACTGGACCAGGTTCTTTTTATACGGAGCACCAAAAGAGTCCAGCTTACGCCAGAGGGCGAAATTTTGCTGCGCCACATCGAGCCTGCCATGGATCTCATAAAACGAGGTGAAAGCCAGCTCCTGGATGCCTCCTCAACAGGAGGCCAGATCCGCATCGGGGCCAGCGATACTATCTGCCGTTATTTCCTGGTCCCTTATCTCGGGAGGTTCCATAAGGCCTTTCCAAATGCACATATAAAGGTAATTAACCAGACCTCTATCAAATGTGTAGAGCTGCTGGAAACCGGGCAGGTAGATTTAATCGTGGTCAATTATCCGAATAACTATCTGAGCAATGTTTCTTCTATAAAGAAAATTAAAACCTTCCGGGACGTCTTTATCGCCAACCATACTTTCCAGGCACTTAAGAATAAAAAGCTGACATATAAGCAGCTCTCCCAATATCCCATCCTCATGCTGGACCGCCACAGTACGACAAGCGAGTTCCTGCACCGCCTCTTTCAGCAGCACCAGCTTGATCTTGTCCCCGAGATAGAGCTTACAAGCAATGACCTGCTCATTGATATGGCCCGGATAGGGCTTGGGATTGCATTTATTCCTGACTACTGCCTCCTTGACAGTCCCAAAGACTTATTCATTGTCGAAACACAGGAGGAACTTCCTGCCCGGGATCTAGTAATTGCCTGTAATGAGCATATTCCCCTTTCCAGGACTGCTGCAGAATTTTTAAATTATTTTTAA
- a CDS encoding ATP-dependent DNA helicase, with amino-acid sequence MEEKEVIRISVRNLVEFILQSGDIDNRRAGAMDMDAMHQGSRIHRRIQRRMGSAYCAEVFMKIQMPCSEFIIQVEGRADGVIEDEEGTTIDEIKGTLRGLEHMEEPNAVHLAQAKCYAYIYAEQNGLKEINVQMTYCQMETEELKRFLFKLSYGELKEWFVSLINSYEKWARFQIQWRKKRDASIREVQFPFEYREGQRELVASVYKTILRKKKLFIQAPTGAGKTMATLFPAVRAVGEGLGEGLFYLTARTITRTVAEQAFQILKKQKLCFKVITLTAKEKICFLEETLCNPDSCPFAKGHYDRVNEAVFDMITHTDDMGREALVKQARKYQVCPYEMALDVALWSDAVICDYNYVFDPNAHLRRFFSEGGRGEYLFLIDEAHNLVERGRQMYSASLYKEDVLEIKRLVRSDSPGLAKCLEECNKQLLSLKRECENYQVLDSVSHVALKLINVMSKTEEYLEEVQDEEKREAVLGFYFGVRDFLNIHDILDENYMVYTELEGDGRFKVRLLCVNPSVNLKSYLDQGNSTIFFSATLLPIHYYKNLLSAQDDDYAVYAKSSFPAQNRLLLLGNDVSTKYTRRGRTMYEKFSRYILLVVEARKGNYMVFFPSYRLMEDVYEYFQKAAGDVGDIECIVQSQYMNEEAREIFLENFEEERQNSLVGFCVMGGVFSEGIDLAKDRLIGAVIAGTGLPQVCNDREIVKQYFDSRGMKGFDYAYLYPGMNKVLQSAGRVIRTEYDRGIIVLLDERFMGRQYQEIFPREWSGYKVCQLETLRGQLEEFWDESSAGELPI; translated from the coding sequence ATGGAAGAAAAAGAAGTAATACGGATATCTGTCAGGAATCTGGTAGAATTTATCCTCCAAAGTGGGGATATAGACAACAGAAGGGCGGGTGCCATGGATATGGATGCCATGCACCAGGGGAGCAGAATTCACCGCAGGATCCAGAGGCGGATGGGTTCTGCTTATTGTGCTGAAGTTTTTATGAAGATTCAGATGCCATGCAGTGAATTTATTATCCAGGTGGAGGGAAGGGCAGATGGCGTCATAGAAGATGAAGAAGGCACCACAATTGATGAAATTAAAGGGACCCTTCGGGGACTGGAGCATATGGAGGAACCTAATGCGGTTCATCTTGCACAGGCCAAATGTTATGCTTATATCTATGCAGAACAAAATGGCCTGAAAGAAATCAATGTCCAGATGACATACTGCCAGATGGAGACTGAGGAGTTGAAAAGATTCCTCTTTAAGTTGTCCTATGGAGAGTTAAAAGAGTGGTTTGTATCCCTCATAAATAGTTATGAAAAATGGGCCCGTTTTCAGATCCAGTGGCGGAAGAAGAGGGATGCATCTATCAGAGAAGTACAGTTCCCTTTTGAATATAGAGAGGGGCAGAGGGAGCTGGTTGCCTCTGTTTATAAGACAATCCTCAGAAAGAAGAAACTTTTTATCCAGGCTCCAACTGGTGCGGGCAAAACCATGGCAACCCTTTTTCCCGCGGTGAGGGCCGTGGGGGAAGGTTTAGGGGAGGGACTCTTTTATCTGACTGCCAGGACAATTACGAGGACAGTGGCAGAGCAGGCATTCCAGATTCTGAAGAAGCAGAAACTCTGTTTCAAAGTCATTACCCTGACGGCTAAGGAAAAGATCTGCTTTTTAGAAGAGACGCTATGTAACCCGGATAGCTGCCCCTTTGCGAAAGGGCATTATGACAGGGTCAATGAAGCTGTCTTTGACATGATCACCCACACGGATGACATGGGCCGGGAGGCATTAGTAAAGCAGGCCAGGAAATACCAGGTCTGCCCTTACGAGATGGCGCTGGACGTGGCCCTCTGGTCGGATGCCGTTATCTGTGATTATAATTATGTATTTGACCCAAATGCACATTTGAGAAGATTTTTCTCTGAAGGAGGCAGGGGAGAGTACTTGTTCCTGATTGACGAGGCCCATAATCTGGTAGAGCGGGGAAGGCAGATGTACAGTGCCTCTCTATATAAAGAAGATGTGCTGGAGATAAAGCGGCTTGTCAGATCCGATTCCCCCGGCCTGGCGAAATGCCTTGAAGAATGCAATAAGCAGCTCCTCTCCCTGAAAAGGGAATGTGAGAATTACCAGGTTTTAGACAGTGTGTCCCATGTGGCCTTAAAATTAATTAATGTTATGTCAAAAACCGAAGAATATTTGGAGGAAGTGCAGGATGAGGAGAAGAGGGAGGCAGTGCTTGGGTTTTATTTTGGGGTGCGGGATTTTTTGAATATCCACGATATTCTGGACGAAAATTATATGGTTTATACAGAGCTGGAGGGAGATGGGAGGTTTAAAGTGCGGCTTCTCTGCGTGAATCCGTCGGTGAACTTAAAGTCTTACTTAGATCAGGGGAACAGCACCATATTTTTTTCTGCCACGCTGCTGCCTATCCACTATTATAAAAATCTGCTCAGTGCACAGGACGATGATTATGCCGTATATGCGAAATCTTCATTTCCGGCCCAAAACCGGCTGCTTTTGTTGGGAAATGATGTCAGTACTAAGTATACCAGGCGGGGGCGCACCATGTATGAAAAGTTTTCCAGATATATTCTTTTAGTTGTGGAAGCCAGGAAAGGGAACTATATGGTTTTCTTTCCCTCCTACCGTCTTATGGAGGATGTATATGAATATTTTCAGAAGGCTGCCGGGGATGTAGGGGACATAGAATGTATAGTCCAGTCCCAGTATATGAATGAGGAAGCCAGGGAGATATTTCTGGAGAATTTTGAGGAGGAGCGCCAAAACAGCCTGGTAGGGTTCTGTGTCATGGGAGGCGTTTTTTCAGAGGGCATTGACTTGGCAAAGGACCGGCTGATCGGAGCCGTGATTGCGGGCACCGGACTTCCACAAGTCTGTAATGACCGGGAGATAGTGAAACAGTACTTTGACAGCAGAGGGATGAAGGGATTTGACTATGCCTATCTCTATCCGGGGATGAACAAAGTGCTGCAGTCTGCGGGGCGGGTCATCAGGACAGAGTATGACAGAGGGATTATTGTACTCCTGGATGAACGTTTTATGGGCAGGCAGTACCAGGAGATTTTTCCCAGGGAATGGAGTGGATACAAGGTCTGCCAGCTGGAGACACTGAGGGGCCAACTGGAAGAATTCTGGGATGAATCCAGCGCAGGAGAGCTTCCTATATGA
- a CDS encoding sensor histidine kinase, translating into MDKSVRRALYRIFCFLSLVIAVYLAIDLKVSGTLDVKMMIVFLLFLAVIIWGTIDWKVNSDIIKEQENELKMYRLYIHPLEELVKEIRAKQHEFDNHLNAILNMHLTVDSYEGLVRQQSAYIREVRHEGMNQYLPLLRISDKVLAGFLYSKIVGMGEQADTQIQVLNREIISRVSEHSLIEIVGVLVDNAYEACLDSSGDMSQTLAGRGKVRMILDSRQDHLYFQILNRHSRVSFEEIGRFFEKGYSTKDHGFQGRGLGLYRAKSLAEKAGGEITVGQEEIEGENYIQFTVLI; encoded by the coding sequence ATGGATAAATCGGTCAGGAGGGCATTGTACAGGATCTTTTGTTTCCTGTCTCTTGTGATAGCTGTATATCTAGCCATTGACCTGAAAGTCAGCGGGACTCTGGATGTGAAGATGATGATTGTGTTTCTGTTGTTTCTGGCAGTCATCATATGGGGCACAATTGACTGGAAGGTGAACAGCGATATTATAAAGGAGCAGGAGAACGAGCTGAAAATGTACCGGCTCTATATCCATCCTCTTGAGGAGTTGGTTAAAGAAATACGTGCAAAACAGCATGAGTTCGATAACCATCTCAATGCTATATTGAACATGCATCTGACTGTAGATTCTTATGAAGGGCTGGTCAGACAGCAGTCTGCATATATCAGGGAAGTCCGGCACGAAGGCATGAATCAGTATCTGCCGCTGCTGAGGATCAGCGACAAAGTACTGGCCGGCTTTTTGTACAGTAAGATCGTGGGCATGGGGGAGCAGGCAGACACACAGATCCAGGTTTTAAATAGGGAGATTATATCCAGAGTTTCCGAGCACAGCCTGATAGAGATTGTGGGAGTGCTGGTGGACAATGCATATGAGGCTTGTCTGGACAGCAGCGGGGATATGTCCCAGACTTTGGCGGGCCGGGGTAAAGTACGCATGATTCTGGATTCTAGGCAGGACCATCTGTATTTTCAGATACTGAACAGGCATAGCAGAGTTTCTTTTGAGGAGATTGGGCGCTTCTTTGAAAAAGGCTATTCTACCAAGGATCATGGCTTCCAGGGGAGGGGACTGGGACTGTACAGGGCAAAATCCCTTGCTGAGAAGGCCGGTGGGGAAATTACCGTAGGCCAGGAGGAGATTGAAGGGGAGAATTATATCCAGTTCACAGTGTTAATTTAA
- a CDS encoding LytR/AlgR family response regulator transcription factor, with the protein MAEILVLEDDRASREALVSMLCAISGHVAVKEAESLAEARLLLNGTTTFDLFLLDVNLNICQAEDASGLVFAEEVRRIDEYEFTPIVMLTSVASLEMDAYRKVHCYQYILKPYEAGEVEAVTRKVLAHARAEEKPYIVVKKDGINYKIFCEDIVFIRAIPRGVCICMRQEQMNVPYLSIRQLLDRLPKQEFFQCHRMYVINKNYVIYYDMVNQMIQAEGYEEKIDIGVTYKGEVRRLLNG; encoded by the coding sequence ATGGCAGAAATATTAGTATTGGAAGATGACAGGGCCAGCAGAGAAGCGCTGGTAAGTATGCTCTGTGCCATATCCGGCCATGTGGCGGTGAAAGAAGCGGAAAGCCTGGCAGAAGCCAGGCTGCTTTTAAATGGCACGACTACTTTCGACTTGTTTTTACTGGATGTAAACCTGAATATATGTCAGGCAGAGGATGCATCAGGACTGGTATTTGCTGAGGAGGTGCGCCGTATTGATGAGTATGAATTTACTCCTATTGTGATGCTGACTTCTGTTGCCTCACTGGAAATGGATGCCTATAGGAAAGTTCATTGTTACCAATATATACTGAAGCCTTATGAGGCCGGGGAAGTGGAGGCAGTCACAAGAAAGGTGCTTGCCCATGCCAGGGCGGAGGAGAAACCGTACATTGTTGTGAAAAAAGATGGTATTAACTATAAAATATTCTGTGAGGACATTGTATTTATACGGGCTATTCCCCGGGGCGTATGCATCTGCATGCGCCAGGAGCAGATGAATGTGCCTTATTTGTCTATACGGCAGCTGCTGGACAGGCTGCCAAAGCAGGAATTTTTTCAATGCCATAGAATGTATGTAATCAATAAAAATTATGTAATATATTATGACATGGTAAACCAGATGATACAGGCAGAGGGGTATGAGGAGAAGATTGATATTGGCGTTACTTATAAAGGGGAGGTCAGGAGGCTTTTGAATGGATAA
- a CDS encoding SPFH domain-containing protein, protein MGLWIGFTLLIIILLILVSNIRIVPQAHAYILERLGGYKDTWGVGLHFKIPLIDKVAKKVSLKEQVVDFEPQAVITKDNVTMQIDTVVFFQITDPKQYAYGVERPLSAIENLTATTLRNIIGDLELDETLTSRETINSKMRTSLDIATDPWGIKVNRVELKNIMPPKAIQDAMEKQMKAERERREAILRAEGEKKSTILVAEGEKESVILEAEASKQAAILKAEAEKQRRIKEAEGQAEAIRSVQRATAEGIEFIKEAGADEAVLTIKSLEAFAKAADGKATKIIIPSELQSIAGLTKTIAEVARHETHE, encoded by the coding sequence ATGGGACTTTGGATAGGGTTTACGCTTTTGATAATTATACTTTTGATCCTAGTTTCAAATATCAGGATCGTGCCACAGGCACATGCATATATACTGGAGAGGCTTGGTGGGTATAAGGACACCTGGGGTGTGGGACTGCACTTTAAGATTCCGCTGATTGACAAGGTTGCCAAAAAGGTGTCATTGAAGGAGCAGGTTGTAGATTTTGAGCCACAGGCAGTGATCACTAAGGACAATGTAACCATGCAGATTGACACAGTTGTATTTTTCCAGATAACAGACCCAAAGCAGTATGCATATGGCGTGGAACGCCCCCTTTCTGCTATTGAGAATCTGACGGCTACGACGCTGCGTAATATTATTGGTGACCTGGAATTAGATGAGACCCTTACATCCAGGGAGACCATCAACTCTAAGATGAGGACTTCCCTTGATATTGCAACAGATCCCTGGGGAATCAAGGTGAACCGTGTGGAGCTGAAAAATATTATGCCTCCAAAAGCCATTCAGGATGCTATGGAGAAACAGATGAAAGCAGAGCGGGAACGAAGAGAGGCAATTTTGAGGGCAGAGGGTGAGAAAAAGTCTACCATCCTTGTTGCAGAAGGCGAGAAAGAGTCTGTAATCCTGGAAGCCGAGGCATCCAAACAGGCAGCCATTTTAAAGGCAGAGGCCGAGAAACAGAGACGGATTAAGGAAGCTGAAGGACAGGCGGAGGCCATACGGTCTGTACAGAGGGCAACCGCCGAGGGTATTGAGTTTATCAAGGAGGCCGGCGCGGATGAGGCAGTGCTCACAATCAAGAGCCTTGAGGCATTTGCAAAGGCGGCTGACGGCAAGGCCACGAAGATCATCATCCCGTCCGAGCTTCAGTCAATTGCCGGACTGACCAAGACGATTGCAGAAGTTGCCCGTCATGAAACCCACGAATAA
- a CDS encoding NfeD family protein, translated as MEREAFVWLGLLIVFLVVEIITVGLTSVWLAGGALAALLLNIAGLNLVWQIGAFFIVSFLLLFFTRPFAVKYINSHHEKTNYEGVIGKVVRVTETVDNLAQTGTAVVNGLEWTARAESDEETLEPGALAKVVSISGVKLIVKKYEEE; from the coding sequence ATGGAGAGAGAAGCTTTTGTATGGCTTGGACTGCTGATTGTTTTTCTGGTCGTTGAAATTATTACAGTCGGGCTGACATCGGTCTGGCTGGCTGGCGGTGCACTGGCGGCATTGCTTTTGAACATTGCAGGGCTGAACCTTGTATGGCAGATAGGAGCATTTTTTATAGTCTCATTCTTACTGTTGTTTTTTACCCGGCCTTTTGCGGTAAAATACATAAACTCCCACCATGAGAAGACGAATTATGAGGGGGTGATCGGTAAGGTCGTCAGGGTTACAGAGACAGTGGATAATCTGGCCCAGACAGGGACGGCGGTTGTCAACGGACTGGAATGGACGGCAAGGGCCGAAAGTGATGAGGAGACATTGGAGCCGGGAGCGCTGGCAAAGGTAGTCAGTATATCCGGTGTAAAGCTGATAGTAAAGAAGTATGAGGAGGAATAA
- a CDS encoding TIGR03915 family putative DNA repair protein has product MRQIYICSDTVTGIFSAIYDAWKENRDGDAGIALSGMAAPQLFCEYHEVREEGRKSSAVERLIKKNLGSGVYKDIYHALLADDAMKADAVYQAMLASRKIHNSRRIMEHLSNPHVAKVFELSRSVINEAHLFTEFIRFRELENRVLLSEITPKGQVLTCIADHFADRLPLENWMIYDKTHRMFLVHQAKKGWILITGGELDVNAAEKVSEKECEFERMWKGFLSAISIQERENPALQRSHLPIRFREDMTEFTACRQSIGPGISLKQENAAFTQKVLYNKQNQINI; this is encoded by the coding sequence ATGAGACAGATCTATATCTGCAGTGATACAGTGACAGGGATTTTTTCAGCGATTTATGATGCATGGAAGGAAAACAGGGACGGCGATGCTGGGATTGCACTGAGCGGCATGGCAGCGCCCCAACTATTCTGCGAATACCATGAGGTGCGGGAAGAGGGGCGGAAATCCTCTGCAGTGGAACGCCTGATTAAGAAGAATCTTGGCAGCGGCGTATACAAAGATATTTATCACGCGCTCCTGGCTGATGATGCCATGAAGGCGGATGCAGTATACCAGGCCATGCTTGCATCAAGGAAGATCCATAACAGCCGCAGGATTATGGAGCATTTAAGCAACCCCCATGTGGCGAAAGTATTTGAGCTTAGCCGCAGTGTGATAAATGAGGCCCATCTATTTACTGAATTCATCAGGTTCAGAGAGCTTGAGAATAGAGTCCTGCTGTCAGAGATTACTCCCAAGGGACAGGTACTGACATGTATAGCAGACCATTTCGCTGACAGGCTGCCTTTGGAGAATTGGATGATATATGATAAAACACACAGGATGTTCCTTGTCCACCAGGCCAAAAAAGGATGGATATTGATCACTGGCGGGGAATTAGATGTAAACGCAGCAGAAAAAGTATCTGAGAAGGAATGTGAGTTTGAACGTATGTGGAAAGGGTTCTTAAGTGCCATTTCCATTCAGGAGAGAGAGAACCCTGCCCTCCAAAGGTCCCATCTCCCCATTCGTTTCAGGGAGGATATGACAGAATTTACGGCTTGCCGGCAGTCTATAGGGCCCGGGATTTCACTGAAGCAGGAAAACGCTGCATTCACGCAAAAAGTATTGTATAATAAGCAAAACCAGATTAACATATAA
- a CDS encoding putative DNA modification/repair radical SAM protein yields MSGVIHEQMSIYDKLQILSDAAKYDVACTSSGVDRQGDGTGMGNCHKAGICHSFSADGRCISLLKILFTNECIFDCKYCINRSSNDVARTSFTPDEICTLTMEFYRRNYIEGLFLSSGVLKSPDYTMELIYAALYKLRHEHNFQGYIHVKAIPGAAQDMVERVGFLADRMSVNLELPTAEGLRLLAPHKSRKNILSPMRLVQQKHNDNKKEIMLYKKAPRFVPAGQSTQMIIGATLETDFQILNVAESLYRKFELKRVFYSAFIAVNDDSALPARRDEGPPLLREHRLYQADWLLRYYRFEARELLDEENPNFNIFLDPKCDWALKHLEFFPVEVNQADYNTLLRVPGIGYKSALRIVKARRMGALKFEDLKKMGVVLKRALYFLTCGGRMMYRTKLEEDYILRNLLNTKERLPDSVAGMTYRQLSLFDDVNFREGQVKNIIG; encoded by the coding sequence ATGTCTGGAGTCATTCACGAACAGATGTCAATTTATGATAAACTGCAGATCCTAAGTGATGCGGCAAAATACGATGTGGCATGTACTTCAAGCGGCGTGGACAGGCAGGGCGATGGCACTGGCATGGGGAACTGCCATAAGGCAGGGATATGCCATAGCTTTTCTGCAGATGGAAGGTGTATTTCCCTGCTGAAGATTTTGTTTACGAATGAATGCATTTTTGACTGTAAATACTGTATCAACAGATCCTCCAATGACGTGGCGAGGACTTCCTTTACTCCGGATGAGATCTGTACGCTGACAATGGAGTTTTACAGACGGAATTATATAGAAGGACTGTTTCTAAGCTCAGGGGTTTTGAAAAGTCCTGACTATACAATGGAATTGATATATGCGGCGCTGTATAAGCTGCGCCATGAGCATAACTTTCAGGGATATATCCATGTGAAGGCGATTCCCGGGGCTGCCCAGGATATGGTTGAGAGGGTAGGGTTTTTGGCAGATAGGATGAGCGTGAACCTGGAACTTCCCACGGCAGAGGGCCTGCGGCTTTTAGCGCCCCACAAGAGCAGGAAGAATATCCTGTCCCCCATGAGGCTTGTACAGCAGAAGCACAATGACAATAAGAAAGAAATCATGCTTTATAAAAAGGCGCCCAGGTTTGTCCCGGCGGGCCAGAGTACCCAGATGATTATCGGCGCTACCTTAGAGACAGATTTTCAGATACTTAATGTAGCAGAATCTCTTTACAGGAAATTTGAATTAAAACGTGTATTCTATTCTGCCTTTATAGCTGTGAATGACGATTCAGCGCTCCCTGCCAGGAGGGATGAGGGGCCCCCGCTTCTGCGTGAGCACAGGCTGTACCAGGCGGACTGGCTTCTTAGGTATTATAGATTTGAGGCCAGGGAACTTTTGGATGAGGAGAACCCCAATTTTAATATATTTCTTGACCCGAAGTGTGACTGGGCCTTGAAGCATCTGGAATTTTTTCCGGTGGAGGTGAATCAGGCAGATTATAATACATTGCTGCGGGTGCCGGGGATTGGATATAAGTCGGCCTTACGGATTGTAAAGGCGCGAAGGATGGGGGCGCTTAAATTCGAGGATTTGAAGAAAATGGGAGTTGTGCTCAAACGTGCCCTGTATTTCCTGACATGTGGCGGAAGGATGATGTACCGGACAAAATTAGAGGAGGACTACATACTGAGGAACCTGCTGAATACAAAGGAGAGGCTGCCTGATTCTGTGGCAGGCATGACATACAGGCAGCTGTCCCTGTTTGACGATGTGAATTTCCGGGAAGGACAGGTGAAGAATATAATTGGATGA